A single Anas acuta chromosome 19, bAnaAcu1.1, whole genome shotgun sequence DNA region contains:
- the BHLHA9 gene encoding class A basic helix-loop-helix protein 9 yields the protein MSQAAVGSSAARQGPPDGLEGELERGAAPQVCHGQDMWDPKGEEAATHPGEAEEMKVRKRSRPVRSKARRMAANVRERKRILDYNQAFNALRLALKHDLSGKRLSKIATLRRAISRITALSLSLHGAARCWPCAHSECRGQGARDGRPRLLGAAGYGGYSPENQLQHHESPKEDRLAASPAFYPIGSHQLGLRSSCQQKHAGSQRAPPAAPLSWQLGGLQSSGYQRLPIH from the coding sequence ATGTCCCAAGCAGCCGTGGGGAGCAGTGCGGCACGACAGGGACCCCCCGATGGCTTGGAAGGGGAGCTGGAAAGGGGGGCTGCACCCCAGGTGTGCCACGGGCAGGACATGTGGGACCCCAAGGGGGAGGAAGCAGCCACCCACCCGGGGGAGGCTGAAGAGATgaaggtgaggaagaggagcaggccAGTGCGCTCCAAGGCCAGGAGGATGGCTGCCAACGTCCGAGAGCGCAAGAGGATCCTGGACTACAACCAAGCCTTCAACGCCCTGCGGCTGGCCCTCAAGCATGACCTGAGCGGCAAGAGGCTCTCCAAAATCGCCACCCTCCGGCGAGCCATCAGCCGGATCACGgctctgtccctgtccctgcacgGTGCCGCGCGCTGCTGGCCCTGTGCCCACTCCGAGTGCCGTGGGCAGGGCGCGAGGGACGGCCGCCCCCGGCTCCTCGGTGCTGCAGGCTATGGGGGATATTCCCCCGAGaaccagctccagcaccacgAGAGCCCGAAGGAGGATCGCCTGGCAGCCAGCCCCGCGTTTTATCCCATCGGGAGCCACCAGCTTGGGCTCCggagcagctgccagcagaaacACGCGGGCAGCCAGCGAGCCCCCCCGGCGGCACCGCTCTCCTGGCAGCTGGGAGGGCTCCAGAGCTCAGGCTACCAGCGCCTCCCCATCCACTGA